Proteins from one Desulfobacterales bacterium genomic window:
- a CDS encoding NAD(P)-dependent oxidoreductase has protein sequence MVQKRKGSSSKQTVGVIGTGNMGRGIALNLCRAGFPVAVWDANPDALTMFRGKKDIAILVPAEMAGVCSVIFFVVPASPQIDGLLKGKNGVLAHARKGLVLYDLTTSDPVYTKRLARRSGGKGIPYLDAGMSGGAAGATAGTLSLMVGGDKNAFGRTRKFLTPFADKIFYLGKSGSGHTLKLIHNMVLHTIFVATCEGGRMAERAGIALEDMIDVFNVSNARSYISQVRFPRHILTGKWDGGSRVYNLHKDVGMAVKLGKKLKADVAMGENTLAFLEKAMDHGMQDTDFTRLYREYNKIVKKA, from the coding sequence ATGGTACAGAAACGCAAGGGGTCATCATCAAAACAAACGGTCGGCGTTATCGGCACCGGCAACATGGGGCGCGGCATTGCCCTGAATCTATGCCGGGCCGGCTTTCCTGTAGCTGTATGGGACGCCAATCCCGATGCCTTGACAATGTTTCGCGGAAAAAAGGACATTGCCATATTGGTCCCCGCCGAAATGGCCGGGGTCTGTTCGGTTATTTTCTTCGTGGTGCCGGCTTCCCCCCAGATCGACGGCCTGCTAAAGGGCAAAAACGGGGTCTTGGCACACGCCCGCAAAGGACTGGTGCTGTATGATCTGACCACATCCGATCCGGTTTATACCAAACGGCTGGCGCGCCGGTCAGGCGGCAAAGGCATCCCCTACCTCGATGCCGGTATGAGCGGCGGCGCCGCCGGCGCAACCGCGGGCACGCTGTCGCTGATGGTGGGGGGCGATAAAAACGCTTTCGGGCGCACCCGGAAATTTCTGACCCCCTTTGCAGACAAGATCTTTTACCTCGGTAAAAGCGGCAGCGGGCATACCCTGAAATTGATCCATAACATGGTCCTTCACACCATTTTTGTGGCCACCTGCGAAGGGGGCCGAATGGCCGAGCGGGCCGGCATCGCCCTTGAAGACATGATCGATGTGTTCAACGTATCCAACGCACGCAGCTACATCAGTCAGGTCCGGTTCCCCCGCCATATCCTCACCGGGAAGTGGGACGGAGGCTCCCGCGTCTACAACCTCCACAAGGATGTCGGCATGGCCGTAAAACTTGGGAAAAAATTAAAGGCCGACGTTGCCATGGGAGAAAACACCCTGGCATTTTTGGAAAAAGCCATGGACCACGGCATGCAGGACACGGATTTTACCCGGCTCTACCGTGAATATAATAAAATCGTCAAAAAAGCCTGA